From the Synechococcus sp. HK01-R genome, one window contains:
- a CDS encoding aldehyde oxygenase (deformylating) has protein sequence MPTLETSEVAVLEDQSGSASQLPDFTSAAYKDAYSRINAIVIEGEQEAHDNYIALGTLIPEQQEELARLARMEMKHMKGFMSCGRNLGVEADMPFAREFFAPLHGNFQAALKEGKVVTCLLIQALLIEAFAISAYHIYIPVADPFARKITEGVVKDEYTHLNYGQEWLKANFEASRDELMEANKVNLPLIRSMLEQVAADASALQMEKEDLIEDFLIAYQEALSEIGFSSRDIARMAAAALAI, from the coding sequence ATGCCGACCCTCGAGACGTCTGAGGTCGCCGTCCTTGAAGACCAGTCAGGGTCCGCATCCCAGCTGCCCGACTTCACCAGCGCGGCCTACAAAGACGCCTACAGCCGCATCAACGCGATCGTCATCGAGGGCGAGCAGGAAGCGCACGACAACTACATCGCCCTTGGCACGCTCATCCCTGAGCAGCAGGAGGAGCTGGCCCGTCTGGCACGCATGGAGATGAAGCACATGAAGGGCTTCATGTCCTGCGGACGCAATCTCGGAGTTGAGGCCGATATGCCCTTCGCCCGTGAGTTCTTTGCTCCCCTGCACGGCAACTTTCAGGCGGCGCTCAAGGAGGGCAAGGTGGTCACTTGTCTCCTGATCCAGGCACTCCTGATTGAGGCGTTCGCCATTTCGGCCTATCACATCTATATCCCGGTGGCCGATCCCTTCGCTCGCAAGATCACTGAGGGTGTGGTGAAGGATGAATACACCCATCTCAATTACGGCCAGGAGTGGCTCAAGGCCAACTTCGAAGCCAGCCGAGACGAGCTGATGGAGGCCAACAAGGTCAACCTCCCCCTGATCCGCTCCATGCTCGAGCAAGTGGCTGCCGACGCCTCTGCTCTGCAGATGGAGAAAGAAGACCTGATCGAGGATTTCCTGATCGCTTACCAGGAAGCGCTCAGCGAGATCGGCTTCAGTTCCCGCGATATCGCCCGTATGGCCGCGGCTGCTCTCGCCATCTGA
- a CDS encoding Tab2/Atab2 family RNA-binding protein — MITADPPSSDATASSQSARQADWELDFYSRPILEPDGKKRWELLITGTPDLSGAEPFRFERRCPAGDVNSTWLAAALRDALEQASREGWAPPRRLRSWRSAMRTMVLRAAAELELDVISSRRTYALIDWLAQRDQEVYPLEEGYMSGPLAPPPAPVSTPAVPLPEAVRGDALSLASLPLGSLREAADWPLGFSDLLPISDSLDPELSVPGLRLFSRSRALALAGWLGGLEPVRLRVDGQQLVLDAGQDDTWLVTDLSADAAAETIELLASAREQVKGLQFIAVQATPDTPRFEGFWMLRDQPEP, encoded by the coding sequence ATGATCACGGCCGACCCCCCGTCGAGCGACGCGACCGCGAGCTCTCAGTCAGCCCGTCAGGCCGATTGGGAGCTTGATTTCTATTCCAGGCCGATTCTCGAACCCGACGGGAAGAAACGCTGGGAACTCCTGATCACCGGAACACCGGATCTCTCAGGAGCTGAGCCCTTTCGATTCGAACGGCGCTGCCCCGCTGGAGACGTCAACTCCACCTGGCTGGCCGCCGCTCTGCGGGATGCGCTTGAACAGGCCAGCAGGGAGGGATGGGCACCACCGCGGCGCCTGCGTTCATGGCGCAGTGCCATGCGCACGATGGTGCTGCGAGCCGCTGCCGAACTGGAACTGGATGTGATCTCCAGCCGCCGCACCTATGCACTGATCGACTGGCTGGCCCAGCGCGATCAAGAGGTGTATCCGCTCGAGGAGGGCTACATGAGCGGTCCACTCGCTCCCCCTCCAGCGCCCGTCAGCACCCCGGCCGTCCCTCTCCCTGAGGCGGTTCGAGGTGATGCACTCAGCTTGGCCAGCCTGCCTCTGGGCAGCCTCAGGGAGGCCGCCGACTGGCCTTTGGGATTCAGCGACCTGCTGCCGATTTCCGACAGCCTTGATCCAGAGCTTTCGGTGCCAGGACTGCGGCTGTTCAGCCGTTCCCGTGCCCTCGCCCTGGCCGGATGGCTCGGTGGGCTTGAACCAGTGCGCCTTCGAGTCGACGGTCAACAACTGGTGTTGGATGCCGGTCAAGACGACACCTGGCTGGTGACCGACCTCAGTGCCGATGCGGCAGCTGAGACGATCGAGCTGCTGGCTTCAGCCCGTGAACAGGTCAAGGGTCTGCAATTCATTGCCGTGCAGGCCACGCCTGACACCCCTCGGTTTGAGGGCTTCTGGATGCTCCGGGACCAGCCGGAGCCATGA
- a CDS encoding S1 RNA-binding domain-containing protein, giving the protein MAGSGSPQPKQPKPAVPSAEAPRKPQLVMHISKKEEQERLLKEAEEARAAAAAAEERARALEQAAAAAGSPMAPKAPSRPAPPQRSVAADSEDDSRFDSSELEGLTMADLLGPADQSRGGGAGQQQPAARAASRSVDDFDFDEDAFLAALDENEPVGTTGEVVTGIVIGMESDGVYVDIGGKAPGFMPKSECGLGVITNLKERFPKGLEVEVLVTREQNADGMVTISCRALALRKSWDKVKQLEKEGKVVQVKVSGFNRGGVTCDLEGLRGFVPRSQLQDGENHEALVGKTLGVAFLEVNSETRKLVLSEKRAATAARFAELEVGQLVEGTVVAVKPYGFFVDLGGISGLLHQSMVTGGSMRSLREVFDQGDTVKALITELDPGRGRIALNTAMLEGQPGELLIEKDKVMAEAADRANRARNVLRQQEQSAG; this is encoded by the coding sequence ATGGCCGGATCCGGCAGTCCGCAGCCCAAGCAGCCGAAACCTGCAGTGCCATCGGCGGAAGCACCACGCAAACCCCAGCTGGTGATGCACATCAGCAAAAAGGAGGAGCAGGAGCGGCTGCTCAAGGAAGCCGAGGAAGCCAGGGCTGCGGCTGCGGCAGCGGAAGAGCGTGCCAGAGCCCTCGAGCAAGCTGCCGCAGCCGCCGGCAGCCCAATGGCCCCCAAGGCCCCCAGCCGGCCAGCTCCGCCGCAGCGATCCGTTGCTGCGGATTCAGAGGACGACAGCCGCTTCGACAGCTCCGAACTTGAGGGGCTGACCATGGCAGACCTTCTGGGCCCCGCAGACCAGAGCCGAGGCGGTGGTGCCGGCCAGCAGCAGCCGGCTGCTCGTGCCGCCAGCCGCAGCGTGGATGATTTCGATTTCGATGAGGATGCCTTCCTCGCGGCACTCGATGAGAACGAACCAGTCGGTACCACCGGAGAAGTGGTCACCGGGATCGTGATCGGGATGGAAAGCGACGGTGTCTACGTGGACATCGGAGGTAAAGCACCCGGATTTATGCCCAAGAGTGAATGCGGGCTCGGGGTGATCACCAACCTGAAGGAGCGCTTCCCCAAGGGACTGGAAGTGGAGGTGCTGGTCACCCGCGAACAGAATGCGGATGGCATGGTCACGATCAGCTGCCGTGCGCTGGCCCTGCGCAAGAGCTGGGACAAGGTGAAGCAGCTCGAAAAGGAAGGGAAGGTTGTTCAGGTGAAGGTCAGCGGTTTCAACCGCGGCGGCGTGACCTGCGACCTGGAGGGTCTGCGCGGCTTTGTTCCCCGCTCCCAGCTGCAGGACGGTGAAAACCACGAAGCCTTAGTGGGCAAGACCCTTGGCGTCGCCTTCCTGGAGGTCAATTCCGAAACCAGGAAACTGGTGCTTTCTGAAAAGCGGGCAGCCACCGCCGCCCGCTTTGCGGAACTCGAGGTCGGTCAGCTGGTGGAAGGCACGGTGGTGGCGGTCAAGCCCTACGGCTTCTTCGTGGATCTCGGCGGTATCAGTGGCCTGTTGCACCAGTCGATGGTGACCGGAGGCAGCATGCGCTCCCTGCGCGAGGTGTTCGATCAGGGCGACACGGTCAAGGCCCTGATTACTGAACTCGACCCTGGACGGGGGCGGATCGCCTTGAACACCGCCATGCTGGAAGGGCAGCCCGGTGAGCTGCTCATCGAAAAAGACAAAGTGATGGCAGAAGCCGCCGACAGGGCCAACAGGGCTCGTAACGTCCTCAGGCAGCAGGAACAATCCGCCGGATGA
- a CDS encoding creatininase family protein produces the protein MLSPLNRLDALSWPQVKAALNREGSTVVWPFGACEQHGPQLPLTTDALFAERILQVVLEQLPSELPIWALPVQAIGFSPEHAGFPGTLSLSADLLIRLLEEVGSQLADAGAQRLVLFNAHGGQIGLLQAAARSLRALRPSLAVLPCFLWSGVAGLEALLPEQEAREGLHAGLAETSLMLALAPHLVGSERPVDGLHHDPSLPATPPPGWSLEGHAPCAWFTRELSATGVIGDSRQASEALGKALEDALVRHWLDRFQALLASDWPPRAQVIRL, from the coding sequence ATGCTTTCCCCACTGAATCGTCTGGATGCGTTGAGCTGGCCTCAGGTGAAGGCCGCCCTGAATCGAGAAGGTTCCACGGTGGTTTGGCCCTTCGGCGCCTGTGAACAACACGGTCCTCAACTGCCTTTGACCACCGATGCGCTGTTCGCTGAACGAATCCTTCAGGTGGTCCTGGAGCAACTGCCTTCTGAGCTGCCGATCTGGGCTTTGCCTGTGCAGGCCATCGGGTTTTCTCCTGAGCACGCTGGCTTCCCAGGCACGCTCAGCCTTTCGGCCGATCTCCTGATCCGTCTGCTCGAGGAGGTGGGTTCTCAGCTGGCCGATGCGGGAGCGCAGAGGTTGGTGTTGTTCAACGCCCATGGTGGGCAAATCGGTTTGCTTCAGGCGGCGGCTCGCAGCCTGCGGGCCCTTCGGCCTTCCCTGGCGGTGCTGCCCTGTTTCCTTTGGAGTGGCGTGGCGGGTCTGGAGGCCTTGCTTCCCGAGCAGGAGGCTCGGGAGGGGCTCCATGCCGGTTTAGCGGAGACAAGCCTGATGCTGGCGCTCGCTCCCCATCTGGTCGGCTCCGAGCGGCCCGTTGATGGCCTCCATCACGATCCGTCGCTGCCGGCCACACCTCCTCCAGGTTGGAGTCTGGAGGGGCATGCCCCCTGTGCCTGGTTCACCAGGGAGCTCAGTGCAACCGGCGTGATCGGGGACAGCCGTCAGGCATCAGAGGCGCTGGGGAAGGCACTCGAGGACGCCCTGGTTCGCCATTGGCTGGATCGCTTCCAGGCCTTGCTTGCCAGTGACTGGCCTCCGAGAGCGCAGGTCATCAGGTTGTGA
- the pgeF gene encoding peptidoglycan editing factor PgeF, which produces MSADQERDPLAQPDTRFNTLNGWTWVGCYGGYYLSADLLQDQGFEHGFFTRRWQGRAPDVLAAYLSAGVSVHRPQQVHGSRVLEASAASGPPWPEADGLVSDRGGQSLWVCGADCTPVLLADPGTGHAAACHAGWRGVASGILGEAVALLEQRGASQSDLVVALGPAVSGACYQVEDSVADQVIASIDPNLQEGIASDDPEPGRCRLDIRQAARAQLIGHGLRPERISVCPLCTVSEPDLFHSWRRDQVKAVQWSGIVAQAPL; this is translated from the coding sequence ATGAGCGCAGACCAGGAGCGCGATCCGCTCGCCCAGCCTGATACCCGCTTCAACACCCTGAACGGATGGACCTGGGTTGGCTGCTACGGGGGCTACTACCTGAGCGCAGACCTGCTGCAGGACCAGGGCTTTGAGCATGGATTCTTTACCAGGCGCTGGCAGGGCCGAGCCCCGGATGTGTTGGCGGCCTATCTCTCGGCCGGCGTCAGCGTGCACCGTCCCCAGCAGGTGCACGGCTCACGGGTGCTGGAGGCCTCGGCGGCCAGCGGTCCTCCCTGGCCGGAGGCCGATGGACTGGTCAGCGACAGGGGAGGGCAAAGCCTCTGGGTTTGTGGTGCTGACTGCACCCCAGTACTGCTCGCAGATCCAGGCACCGGCCATGCGGCGGCCTGCCATGCCGGCTGGCGTGGTGTGGCGAGCGGAATCCTGGGCGAAGCAGTGGCCCTCCTCGAGCAACGCGGCGCCAGTCAAAGCGACCTGGTGGTGGCCCTTGGTCCTGCCGTGAGTGGAGCTTGTTATCAGGTGGAGGATTCCGTAGCGGATCAGGTCATCGCCTCCATTGATCCCAACCTTCAGGAGGGCATCGCCAGCGATGATCCAGAACCGGGTCGCTGTCGGCTCGACATCCGTCAGGCGGCCCGCGCCCAACTCATTGGCCATGGCCTACGACCTGAGCGAATCAGCGTCTGCCCTCTCTGCACGGTTAGCGAGCCGGATCTCTTCCATTCCTGGCGACGGGATCAGGTGAAGGCTGTGCAGTGGAGCGGCATCGTTGCTCAGGCGCCGCTCTGA
- a CDS encoding NAD(P)/FAD-dependent oxidoreductase has product MLRLSEVRLPLDHGVEDLEVAILRRLRLPADQLLSHRLVKRSIDARRRERIQIIYSVDVEVQDERALLRRHRGEARLRPAPETDYRAVGLAPEGFPSAQEQRPVVVGAGPCGYFAALLLAQMGFRPLLLERGQPVRQRTGDTFGFWRGALPLNPESNVQFGEGGAGTFSDGKLYSQVSDPEHYGRKVLEELVASGANPEILTVHRPHIGTFKLATVVRGLRSRIEALGGEVRFGALVEELLVEPLQAEAEGQSQRLVGVRLADGSALACRHLVLAPGHSARDTFAMLERVGVAMEAKPFAVGLRIEHPQPLIDRARWGQQAGHARLGAAEYKLVHHASNGRCVYSFCMCPGGLVVGATSELGRVVTNGMSQHSRNERNANSGLVVPVQPEDLEPFERYSGDPLAGVAFQRALEERAFTLGGEDYSAPVQRLEDFLSGSPSTALGLIQPSYQPGVRPADLRDALPAAMIEALQEALPRFATRLEGYDHPDAILTGVETRTSSPVRLTRDQRGESINTQGLMPAGEGAGYAGGILSAAIDGIRAAEAVALRLLEVQSGA; this is encoded by the coding sequence GTGTTGCGCTTGAGCGAAGTGCGGTTACCCCTCGACCATGGGGTTGAGGATCTCGAGGTTGCGATCCTGCGTCGGCTTCGGCTGCCGGCCGATCAGCTCCTTAGCCATCGGCTTGTCAAGCGCAGCATCGATGCCCGTCGTCGCGAGCGAATTCAGATCATCTATAGCGTCGATGTTGAGGTGCAGGATGAGCGTGCGCTGCTCCGGCGCCATCGCGGCGAAGCCCGTCTACGTCCTGCACCTGAGACTGATTACCGCGCCGTGGGCCTGGCGCCAGAGGGGTTCCCCAGCGCACAGGAGCAGCGTCCGGTGGTGGTGGGGGCTGGTCCCTGCGGCTATTTCGCAGCCTTGCTGCTGGCACAGATGGGCTTCAGGCCCTTGCTTCTCGAACGTGGTCAGCCCGTGCGGCAGCGCACCGGTGACACCTTCGGCTTCTGGCGCGGTGCCCTGCCTCTGAACCCTGAGTCGAACGTGCAGTTCGGCGAGGGGGGCGCTGGCACCTTCTCCGATGGAAAGCTCTACAGCCAGGTCAGTGATCCTGAGCATTACGGCCGCAAAGTGCTGGAGGAGCTAGTGGCCAGCGGTGCCAACCCAGAGATCCTCACCGTGCATCGCCCTCATATCGGCACCTTCAAGCTCGCCACGGTTGTGCGCGGGCTTCGATCCAGAATCGAGGCCCTGGGCGGGGAGGTGCGCTTCGGAGCCCTGGTTGAGGAGTTGCTGGTCGAACCGCTCCAGGCCGAGGCGGAGGGGCAGAGCCAACGCCTGGTGGGGGTTCGATTGGCTGATGGCTCGGCTTTGGCTTGCCGGCATCTTGTTCTGGCACCTGGGCATTCCGCCCGCGATACCTTCGCGATGCTGGAGCGGGTGGGTGTGGCGATGGAGGCCAAGCCGTTCGCGGTTGGTTTACGCATCGAACATCCGCAGCCACTGATCGATCGCGCCCGCTGGGGGCAGCAGGCGGGGCATGCGCGCCTTGGTGCCGCGGAGTACAAGCTCGTGCATCACGCCAGCAATGGACGCTGTGTTTACAGCTTCTGCATGTGCCCCGGAGGCCTTGTGGTGGGTGCCACCAGCGAACTAGGCCGCGTGGTGACCAACGGGATGAGTCAGCACTCTCGGAATGAACGCAATGCCAACAGCGGTTTAGTGGTTCCTGTTCAGCCTGAGGATCTAGAGCCGTTTGAACGCTATTCAGGAGATCCACTGGCAGGCGTGGCCTTTCAGCGCGCACTCGAAGAACGGGCTTTCACCCTGGGTGGAGAGGACTACAGCGCTCCTGTGCAGCGTTTGGAGGACTTTCTCTCCGGCAGCCCATCCACAGCCCTAGGCCTGATTCAACCCTCGTATCAACCAGGAGTTCGCCCTGCCGATCTTCGTGATGCTCTGCCTGCGGCCATGATTGAGGCACTGCAGGAAGCTCTGCCTCGTTTCGCGACACGCCTTGAGGGCTACGACCATCCAGACGCCATTCTCACTGGAGTGGAAACCCGCACCTCCTCACCGGTGCGCTTGACCAGGGATCAGCGGGGAGAGTCGATCAACACCCAGGGGCTGATGCCGGCGGGAGAGGGCGCCGGTTATGCCGGTGGGATCCTTTCAGCGGCGATCGATGGAATCCGTGCAGCAGAAGCAGTGGCTCTTCGTTTGCTTGAGGTTCAGAGCGGCGCCTGA